In one Polaribacter sp. ALD11 genomic region, the following are encoded:
- a CDS encoding GH92 family glycosyl hydrolase, with translation MKTYNLLYLLCTIFLLQCKEPEKIVTQENLTNFVNPFIGTDGPGNTYPGATVPYGMVQLSPDIGIPGWDRIAGYFYKDSIISGFSHMHLSGTGAGDLYDILVMPTNSKFSKRIKANSFKPFSSFSHEKESASPGYYSVDLLDYGIKAELTATERTGIHKYTFPKDENTQIYIDLGYALNWDSPTETHFKVVNNTTIEGYRKSSGWAKDQRVYFVIKVSKPFKEYQLFKNDTLTKSPVTGKNTKIILNYSTEEGEEIILKTGLSTATIEGAYQSLEKEAPNFDFEALKNQAKDKWEKQLQKIVITTKDSTKKHIFYTMLYQSMLAPTLLSDHNGNYKGANDAIMNADGFDRYDTFSLWDTYRAAHPLYTILHPTRVSDMVNSMLAHYKETGLLPVWSMQGNETNMMIGYHAVPVIVDAYFKGIKGFDAELAYEACIASATDASREIDKYMQLGYVPIDEQHEDWSVSKTLEYAYGDWCIAQFAKALGKTEDYNTFLKRSENWRNVYDSKSTFMRPKSNNGLFLKDFIPKDYSPYFCESNAWQYFWSVQHDIEGLVTTVGGKENFEKKLDSMFTLDPLPEDKLPIFSTGMIGQYAHGNEPSHHVAYLYNYIDKPWKTQKLIREILETQYKNKPNGHCGNEDCGQMSSWYIFSALGFYPVNPAQGVYAFGSPIVDTATLNLENGKTFTVETIHNSSENKYIQAITLNNEVIERSYIKHTEIMQGGKLIFTMGNTPNKNTKKSMAATSKMYQ, from the coding sequence ATGAAAACATACAATCTATTATATCTACTCTGTACTATCTTTTTGCTACAATGCAAAGAACCAGAAAAAATAGTTACTCAAGAAAACCTTACTAATTTTGTGAATCCGTTTATTGGTACAGATGGTCCTGGAAATACGTATCCTGGTGCAACCGTTCCTTACGGAATGGTGCAATTAAGTCCAGATATTGGTATTCCTGGTTGGGATAGAATTGCAGGATATTTTTATAAAGATTCTATCATTTCTGGTTTTTCACACATGCATTTATCTGGTACAGGTGCTGGAGATTTATATGATATTCTAGTAATGCCTACCAATAGTAAGTTTTCAAAAAGAATTAAAGCGAATAGTTTTAAACCATTTTCTAGTTTTTCACATGAAAAAGAATCCGCTTCCCCTGGTTATTATTCGGTTGATTTATTAGATTACGGAATTAAAGCTGAATTAACAGCAACAGAAAGAACGGGTATTCATAAATACACATTTCCAAAAGATGAGAATACACAAATTTATATCGATTTAGGCTATGCGCTAAATTGGGACAGTCCTACAGAAACTCATTTTAAAGTAGTTAATAACACCACAATAGAAGGTTATAGAAAATCTTCTGGTTGGGCAAAAGACCAACGCGTCTATTTTGTAATCAAAGTATCAAAACCTTTTAAAGAATATCAATTATTTAAGAATGATACGCTTACAAAATCTCCTGTTACTGGTAAAAACACCAAAATAATTTTAAATTATTCAACGGAAGAAGGTGAAGAAATTATTTTAAAAACAGGCCTTTCAACGGCAACTATTGAAGGTGCTTATCAATCCTTAGAAAAAGAGGCTCCTAATTTTGATTTTGAAGCCTTAAAGAATCAAGCGAAAGACAAATGGGAAAAACAACTTCAAAAAATAGTAATCACAACAAAAGATAGTACAAAAAAACACATTTTTTACACAATGTTGTATCAATCGATGTTGGCACCAACTTTATTGAGCGATCATAACGGAAATTATAAAGGAGCAAACGATGCTATCATGAATGCTGATGGTTTTGATAGATATGATACGTTTTCATTATGGGATACGTATAGAGCTGCACACCCGTTATACACCATTTTGCACCCTACTAGAGTTTCAGACATGGTAAATTCTATGCTTGCTCATTACAAAGAAACAGGTTTATTACCGGTTTGGTCTATGCAAGGAAATGAAACCAATATGATGATTGGTTACCACGCAGTACCTGTAATTGTAGATGCTTATTTTAAAGGAATTAAAGGTTTTGATGCTGAATTGGCATACGAAGCGTGTATTGCAAGTGCTACAGATGCATCAAGAGAAATTGATAAATACATGCAATTGGGATACGTGCCAATTGACGAACAGCATGAAGATTGGTCGGTTTCTAAAACCCTAGAATATGCATACGGAGATTGGTGTATTGCTCAATTTGCAAAAGCATTGGGAAAAACAGAGGATTATAATACGTTTTTAAAGCGTTCTGAAAATTGGCGAAATGTGTACGATTCTAAAAGTACATTTATGCGACCTAAATCTAACAACGGACTTTTCTTAAAAGATTTTATTCCTAAAGATTACTCTCCTTATTTCTGCGAAAGTAATGCTTGGCAATATTTTTGGTCTGTGCAACACGATATTGAAGGTTTGGTAACTACTGTTGGTGGAAAAGAAAATTTTGAAAAAAAGCTAGATTCTATGTTTACTTTAGATCCGCTTCCAGAAGATAAGTTACCAATTTTTAGTACCGGAATGATTGGTCAATATGCACATGGAAATGAACCTAGTCATCACGTAGCATATTTGTATAATTACATTGATAAGCCTTGGAAAACACAAAAATTAATCCGTGAAATTTTAGAAACACAGTATAAAAATAAACCAAACGGACATTGTGGTAATGAAGATTGCGGACAAATGTCTTCTTGGTATATTTTTAGTGCCTTAGGTTTTTATCCTGTAAATCCTGCACAAGGAGTTTACGCTTTTGGTTCTCCTATTGTAGATACAGCTACCCTCAATCTAGAAAACGGAAAAACCTTTACTGTAGAAACAATACATAACAGTTCAGAAAACAAATACATTCAAGCTATTACCTTAAATAATGAGGTTATAGAACGAAGTTACATCAAACATACAGAGATTATGCAAGGTGGAAAATTGATTTTTACAATGGGAAATACTCCTAATAAAAACACCAAGAAATCGATGGCAGCAACTTCTAAAATGTATCAATAA